GGATGGGAATGGTTAGGATATGAATCGTGCCTAAACCATTTCCACTGAGTTTATGGATCCATGGTCTAACAAGGTCAATCCACTACGAGTTCATTATATCGATAGATTATCCATGAACACCCAAATGGATCATCTGCATTACTAATAGACCAAAAAATTCGTATTACATGTAGGTAAAACTCGgacatacaatttttttaaaactcgTGCTCACACTATAAAAACTTATTGGATTTTATAGGAACGATTTATTATACAAAGCATGTGGGGCCCATAATGGGTTACCTGTATCCATTGGATAAtacactccctccgtccaatacATGTGAGGCCCACAGTGTAGCAGTGCGCAGCTTGGAGCTAGGGAGGTCATGTGCGCAACCATCGCCATGGCTGCGGCACTCCGGAATTACTAATTGGACGCCTGTTGCTAGGATTGTGCAAGTTCTAATGGTTTGATCCGTTTACATTTTGGAGTGATTCTAAAGATTCATTAGAGTAAATTTAAGGATCGATTCAATTTATAAGTGGATTGACCCTAGCCATTCCCATCCTGATTCTCAAGGTACTACAAACATCTCCTTAAGAAACTACAAAGGAAACCCTAGATCAATGAGCAGCATAAAGTGTCTGAAATCCCATTAAACCTCATCGAACGATTATTTGGCAGTCTCATATACCCTTTTTTTAAAGGCAATACTCAATGCCCGTACACAATAGACTATACGGGTTGCCTACCAAAGTTTGAATTTCAATGTTCAACTAATTCCACTATGAGTCACATATTCCCCTAGGATTAGATCGATCCTAGGTAGACTATAGGTACGGGCATGTTCGCTTTCCGCAGGACTCCGCATACACACAAAAGGCTTTCAGGTCTATCCAATCTCTTTTTAGTTGTCCACGGTATAGGATTAAAGCAATGAATAAGCAATAAAAGCTCACATCCTGTTTTGCAATATCCATTGTGAGGGAAGGTAACAATAACTATCAACTATTTGTGCTACTTCCTTTAGGAAgccaaaaaatatattatttatatagTGTTTACAGGCAGATGCGTTAAAAAATAATGTAGCAGTTAACCGTTGCAATTCCTGTTGCGGCAACGTTGTCGCTTTATCCTTAAAGAACAGAGACACAAGTAAGGAAATTTTCATGCGTTTCATCAAACTTCACTAGAGAGAatggatccatccatccaataGAGGTGCGGACCAGAAGCGAAGGCcacgcctcccgccgtcccgcGGCCTAGGCAGCCTCCACGATGATGCAGATGTGGAGAGGCCGCGGCTGCGTCTTTAGAGGGGATTAAAAAGATTTTCTGCCATACTTAATGTAAGCCGTTGACATTGCATATTCGATGACTTGTGAGAacgctttttttttaaaaaaaacagagtttGCTCCACAAATAGAATGGGTGCAAGCGGTGTGCGTTGACAAACAGAAACATGGACATGGCATTCATGCGCAACTGGAGCAACTAATTATGTAGCGAGTTGTGTGCGGGCGATTTTGACCTTGGATTGTTATCGTTACAACTGGATCCTAGTGGCTTGTTAATTAGTGCCATTTCCCTTAAACCTGGCCTATCGGAGGAGGAAGCAGAGAGAATCGACGGAAGTGTAGCTATCGATTCTGATAGCGTGCAGTACGTGTTGTTGACAAGTGAAGCGCCCTTGTTTGGTGTTATATATAAGTGAGTAAACTAAGTTGGACTTTGCGAAAACGAAATAAATGGAGTTTTGTATAATCTGGTCGCCATCAGAGAAAACGACGAGTGTGTATAATATACTGTACTACTCTATGATGTACGCATGCAGCTGGAATATAGCTAGCTAGTGGATGACTGGGtcaaaagaagagaagattccgTGCTCAACTACCCAATCACTCCAAATTAAgctcgcatcgcatcgcatctATGACTGGAGAGTGTATCTTTGCTTGCATCGCATATATGGTCATTATACGTGTATAAATACGCGCCTAATAGGCTAGGCACACATCTCTGATCTGCTAGCTAGTACAGTACATATCCATCTATCCGTCTGTTAGAGTAAAAATTCCCCATTTAATTAGGATCGATCGATTGGATTGAAGCTGGCGATGGCGAGCGGCGTGTGCCCTCCTGCGGAGCTGGGGTTCGGGGCGGAGTACTACTCGGTGGTGAACGGGGTGTGCAGCCGCGCCGGCAGCTACTTCGGCGGAAGGCCGGTGCTCACGCAGGCCGTCGGGTACGCCGTCGTGCTCGGCTTCGGCGCCTTCTTCGCGCTCTTCACCTCCTTCCTGGTTAGCCTCCGATCCTTCGGCCTCTCCTCTcttgagatcgatcgatcgatcgatcgcagagatatgattaattaatttgtggCTACTACCTACGTacgtatgcatatatatataggtgtgGCTTGAGAAGCGTTACGTCGGGTCGCAGCACACGTCGGAGTGGTTCAACACGGCGGGGCGCAGCGTGAAGACGGGTCTGATCGCCAGCGTGATCGTGTCGCAGTGGACCTGGGCCGCCACCATCCTGCAGAGCTCGAACGTGGCATGGCAGTACGGGGTGAGCGGGCCATTCTGGTACGCCAGCGGCGCCACCATCCAGGTGCTCCTCTTCGGCGTGATGGCCATCGAGATCAAGCGCAAGGCCCCCAACGCCCACACCGTCTGCGAGATCGTCCGCGCCCGATGGGGCACCCCCGCCCACCTCGTCTTCCTCACCTTCTGCCTCCTCACCAACGTCATCGTCACCGCCATGCTCCTCCTTGGCGGCTCCGCCGTCGTCAACGCCCTCACCGGAGTCAACGTCTACGCCGCCAGCTTCCTCATCCcgctcggcgtcgtcgtctacacACTCGCCGGCGGCCTCAAGGCCACCTTCCTCGCCAGCTACATCCACTCCGTCGTCGTGCACGCGGTGctcgtcgtcttcgtcttcctcgtctACACCTCCAGCTCCAAACTCGGGAGCCCGCGTGTGGTGTATGATCGCCTCATGGCCGTCGCCAGCGCCGCGCGCGACTGCTCCGCCGACCTCTCGCGCAACGGCCAGGCGTGCGGCCCCGTCGCCGGCAACTTCAAGGGCTCCTACCTCACCATGCTCAGCTCGGGGGGGCTCGTCTTCGGCATCATCAACATCGTCGGCAACTTTGGAACGGTGTTCGTAGACAACGTACGTACCCAAACGTACGTAGTACTAATAATTATCTTGGATCGTCAATTAATTACAAGTAATTTAATTTGCTGCAGGGCTACTGGATgagcgccatcgccgcccggCCATCCTCCACCCACAAGGGCTACCTGCTGGGCGGCCTCGTGTGGTTCGCCGTTCCCTTCTCGCTGGCCACCTCGCTCGGCCTCGGCGCGCTCGCCCTGGACCTCCCGCTCACCGCCGCCGAGGCAGCCAAGGGCCTGGTGCCCCCGGCCACCGCAACAGCGCTCATGGGCAAGTCCGGCTCCGTCCTGCTACTCACCATGCTCTTCATGGCCGTCACATCCGCCGGCTCCGCCGAGCTGGTGGCCGTCTCCTCCCTCTGCACCTACGACATCTACCGGACGTACCTCAACCCGGGCGCCTCCGGCAAGCAGATACTCCGCGTGTCGAGGGCCGTCGTGCTCGGCTTCGGCTGCTTCATGGGGGTCCTCGCCGTGGTGCTCAACGTGGCGGGGGTGTCCCTGGGGTGGATGTACCTGGCCATGGGAGTCATTGTGGGATCCGCAGTCATCCCCATcgccctgctgctgctgtggagCAAGGCCAACGCGGTGGGCGCCATGGGCGGCGCGGTGTCCGGCTGCGCGCTGGGCGTGGCCGTGTGGCTCACGGTGGCCAAGGTGCAGTACGGGCGCGTGAACCTGGACACCACAGGTCGGAACGCGCCGATGCTGGCGGGCAACCTGGTGTCCATCCTGGTGGGCGGGGCGGTGCACGCGGCGTGCAGCCTGCTGCGCCCGCAGCACTACGACTGGGGGACCAGCCGGGAGATGATCACCACGGTGGAGAGCGTGCATGCCGCGCTGGACGACGAGCTCAAGGAGGAGCGCCTGGTGCACGCCAAGCGTTGGATCGTCAGGTGGGGCCTCGTCTtcaccgccgtcatcgtcgtggCGTGGCCTGCGCTGTCTCTGCCGGCGAGGAGGTACAGCCTTGGCTACTTCACGCTGTGGGCCGCGGTGGCGATCGCGTGGGGGACTGTGGGCTCGGTCGTCATCATCCTTCTGCCGGTGGCCGAGAGCTGGACCACCATCACCAAGGTCTGCGCCGGCATGTTCACCAACGACGCTGTGTACGACCGCCTCGACGACGtcaacctccgcctccgcgccatcATGGGCGCCATGCCCGAGGCTGAGAAGCGCTACCGCCAGCTACACGAGACGGAGATGCACCCTGCCGGAACCCATCCggccaacgacgacgacgacgacaataataataatcagaTGATGCACTCCTGATTCCATCcaatcatccatccatccatccatagaCTAATTAAGATTTCTACGTACTACATACTACTCGTACGTACACTTtttatatacacacatatatgtatggAGAGCCCATATAATTAAAAAAGAGTGTGCATCAGCAGCGTGTGCATGATAGTGAACACGTTTTGTGTATACTACAAAATAACCGATGTTTCTCGTTAGCTGATATGTTGGTTGATAATAAACAGGCAGCCTAcgtcatcttcatcttcttatcgttacaagcaaaaaaaaaatatggccaTGACATCGAggatggattctaatctctTAAATGGATTCTAATCTCTTAAGTAGACGTACACCAATTTCTTGTATATCAACTAAataattatgattttttaataaaaatataagataGATTAATGTGTAAGTGTACGAGACTTGCGAAGTGGCAAGAGTGTTGGGATGTATTCCTTGGGCAAAGATCAATAAAACTCTTATTGACAGCATTTGTTCTCCCTACAATAGCATGTCTTGATTATCTATGGGTACAGAACTATTATTATCCATTCAATCTCTCCTATATCTCCTGTAATCACTAACAGAAGATGCATATCTTTCGCCATCTTAATAAGTTCTGAGCTGTGATCTAACTTGACTGATAAGTGATGGCAAGTTTAAGTAGCTTTTCAGAATACCGCTAGGAGAGTGATGGGCCTGAACTTGCTGGGAACCAGAAATCAGAATTGGATATGTGACAGCAGTCTGCCAGTCTCTGTGCAAGCGTGTTGACAATAAGACGGTGCCAAACTTGCTGGGAACAAGAAATCAGAATTGATATGCGAGCATGTAACCTGAATACATGTCATGTAACAAGAAATAGGGAAGGAAAAACTCTGTTGCTATAGGTTCTGATGTAGATTTAACGACAGGATTGGGTAAAAAAAGAACCTCCAATCCAATAAACTGAATCTATTCAGAATAACATGTACCGTCAGAAGTGCCAATCAACCGATTGGGATGTCAGGAGTATTTCATTCAATTCAGGAGTCAGGAGCAACCAAGCCAAGAGACCAGATCAATCATAGTTCAGATTCAAGATAACTGTACTGTATAAAATATCAATGAACGCTCCAACCAGATCAATCATGAATATTCATGAATGAATGACATTAATATTGAAAACCAACACTCACAACATGCAACGGATAGAAGTGTTGATGTTCTCACCAACCTGGTACATGTCGAAAAGAGGTGCTGAGCTTGATGCACCAATCGCACCAACCACATGTAATAGAAGCGGGCCACTTACTGACATGAGCTGTCAAACTGAAATTACCAAGGGCCATTCATCATATCAACATTCAACATTACATAAGTAGGGCAGTAGCAAACATTCAGGAGTGGCTCGAACCTTCTCAATTGATAAAAAAGTGAGTACACTTCCTGGAACCAGAAGATGCAAAGTTACAATGCAACTGTCATACACCAGACTTTCTGCAGAAGATATTCAGGAAGTTATCATCTTAGCAGCTGCCAAAGTTCTAATGAaatgcgtgtgtgtgtgtgtgtgcatgcTGCGAGTTACAGATACGAAACCGGTTATATCTAGCAGGAAAAGGAAAGGCTTATATGATCAGTGAAATCTTAGTTACAAGATTTACAATTACATTCTTATTaatttcttggtctttgaggCTTAAGCCTTTTGAGTTCGAAACAGCAAATCATGGTTGTGAGATCAAGGAATTGAATCGCTTCCATCTCCAACAACACCCCTGAATCACCATCTTCCTCGATGTTCAGCAAACTGAAATTCGACGCAAGTAGCAACTAGGCCAGACATAGGGTTGGTAGTGCTCACAATTCCGCCAACTTGTTTATGAACCTCCTCTCAGTTCTTCGCTAACTTTCACATCTGAGCATTCATGCAACAAAATCACAAGATCCTTTGAGAGGCTTTGCAACCTACTGGAATCTGTAGCTCTCTATAATGTTGCATCTGGTTCCTCTGATGAATGGCTACTCTGAAGAATGCTCTCATGAAACATCTGAAGTGCGTCTTCTGCTGAAATTTCTTGCACAGAATTATTCAGTTCTTGGAGTTGTCCTCTGCACTGGACATTGGGCAACAATTTTTCTTTCAAGCTGTCAGGGAGACTAGCTAATGCACTGTTTTAAGGACAATAAACAGAAAACAGAATCAATAAGGATGCTACAAGCGGCTGCGTACAAGAACTATACTTGGAATGGCAAATATCCATTTTAACCTGGTAATCCCACGAACAAGACCCCACTTATAGCCAACATGCACAGATTGCCCAAACCCAACATTGAACCCCTCTTGGGCGATGTCCTTCTGTCCTTCTGCTATACCATCCCTGTATCCCATCTAAAGGAAAAATGGAAAGATTACTTTACACATTCTGGTCCAAACACAAGTTTCACAAATCATAACTAAAGAAATATATTGCAGTAAAGATGATTTAAATGGAACATAACAATTTCACAGATTCCTTTAGGAATAGGGCAAAGTTCCCATAATCAAATTGCTGCCTTAGGTTTATACCTTATGAAACTGGTTCTGCCTGTGAACCCACTCTCTGTCTAATGTGGATCCATGACCAGGAGAATCCGAAACATCATCCcatacatcatcatcagcaataGCATCATCATCAACCGAATTGCCTGAACAAAACACACGCAAATCAACTTATTGTAGTACCTTTGCTTTGTATTATCAACAAGCACAACCATCATTTGATCACAGGTTGCTTTGTAAGCAGTTCAAATATATAAACAGAGCTACATGATAGCAGGATGCAATTCTAGTGTGTACATCCCAAGCAATGACAACTAACAAGTAGGCTAAGATAACATGTGCAGTGACACGAATCAGGCTGAGAGATTTCACTGTCCTTCGAAGCTGATGATGATAGGGTTGTCtattggatcacctaggtttagatctagtcgggtggttctatttgcaatggatgaacaacaatagATGAATGAACAAAGAGGGAGTGAGAGGATTTAGGGTTGTGACCAGTCGTTGTTGAGGAAGAGGAAGTCCggccggccatcgtcgttgtcgtcgcgggcttgacgtggacggcggcgacgatgtgCTCGGTTCCGATGGCGGTGATGCGGTTGCAGCAGCGACGGtgtcgacgacgaggcgtggcgcggcggtggacttcccgtcactggctgcgccccctcgatcggttagggtttatggggtggagtggcggcggcgacgaacctcgttccTTGTGTCGTTATGccgtcccgtcctccacccctctttatatggcacagtgtgacgggggcccaccagccattgggctgggcgcccccgatcagggcgcgggtcaaggcccccttgagccgttgggctcaaggggagggagatccatctaacattctcccccttgatctcactatttcctttagctttttctattccatcacagatttacatatagagcatgtttcatcgtcacggttaattaccgatggattcgacagccactatacacatctctattcagaaacagatactttaacttttgggccctatagtccaggattcataaggcttccc
Above is a window of Oryza sativa Japonica Group chromosome 10, ASM3414082v1 DNA encoding:
- the LOC4349521 gene encoding uncharacterized protein, whose protein sequence is MAGRTSSSSTTTGNSVDDDAIADDDVWDDVSDSPGHGSTLDREWVHRQNQFHKMGYRDGIAEGQKDIAQEGFNVGFGQSVHVGYKWGLVRGITSALASLPDSLKEKLLPNVQCRGQLQELNNSVQEISAEDALQMFHESILQSSHSSEEPDATL
- the LOC4349520 gene encoding urea-proton symporter DUR3: MASGVCPPAELGFGAEYYSVVNGVCSRAGSYFGGRPVLTQAVGYAVVLGFGAFFALFTSFLVWLEKRYVGSQHTSEWFNTAGRSVKTGLIASVIVSQWTWAATILQSSNVAWQYGVSGPFWYASGATIQVLLFGVMAIEIKRKAPNAHTVCEIVRARWGTPAHLVFLTFCLLTNVIVTAMLLLGGSAVVNALTGVNVYAASFLIPLGVVVYTLAGGLKATFLASYIHSVVVHAVLVVFVFLVYTSSSKLGSPRVVYDRLMAVASAARDCSADLSRNGQACGPVAGNFKGSYLTMLSSGGLVFGIINIVGNFGTVFVDNGYWMSAIAARPSSTHKGYLLGGLVWFAVPFSLATSLGLGALALDLPLTAAEAAKGLVPPATATALMGKSGSVLLLTMLFMAVTSAGSAELVAVSSLCTYDIYRTYLNPGASGKQILRVSRAVVLGFGCFMGVLAVVLNVAGVSLGWMYLAMGVIVGSAVIPIALLLLWSKANAVGAMGGAVSGCALGVAVWLTVAKVQYGRVNLDTTGRNAPMLAGNLVSILVGGAVHAACSLLRPQHYDWGTSREMITTVESVHAALDDELKEERLVHAKRWIVRWGLVFTAVIVVAWPALSLPARRYSLGYFTLWAAVAIAWGTVGSVVIILLPVAESWTTITKVCAGMFTNDAVYDRLDDVNLRLRAIMGAMPEAEKRYRQLHETEMHPAGTHPANDDDDDNNNNQMMHS